From a region of the Acinetobacter calcoaceticus genome:
- the groL gene encoding chaperonin GroEL (60 kDa chaperone family; promotes refolding of misfolded polypeptides especially under stressful conditions; forms two stacked rings of heptamers to form a barrel-shaped 14mer; ends can be capped by GroES; misfolded proteins enter the barrel where they are refolded when GroES binds), with protein MSAKDVKFGDSARSKMIAGVNVLADAVKVTLGPKGRNVVIDRSFGAPHITKDGVTVAKEISLKDKFENMGAQLVREVSSKTNDIAGDGTTTATVLAQAILNEGIKSVTAGMNPMDLKRGIDIAVRTVVENIRLNSKPADDFKAIEQVGSISANSDTTVGKLIAQAMEKVGKEGVITVEEGSGFEDALDVVEGMQFDRGYISPYFANKQDTLTAELENPFILLVDKKIGNIRELISVLEAVAKTGKPLLIIAEDVEGEALATLVVNNMRGIIKVCAVKAPGFGDRRKAMLQDIAILTGATVISEEVGMSLEQATLQDLGTAHKITVSKENTVIVDGSGDAAAIAERVQQIRAQIEESSSEYDREKLQERVAKLAGGVAVIKIGAATEVEMKEKKDRVDDALHATRAAVEEGVVAGGGVALVRAVNALDGLKGINEDQTAGINILRRAIEAPLRQIVSNAGDEPSVVINAVKAGEGNFGYNAATGEYGDMLEMGILDPAKVTRSALEHAASVAGLMLTTECMITDIPEDKAAVPDMGGMGGMGGMM; from the coding sequence ATGTCAGCTAAAGACGTAAAATTTGGTGATTCAGCTCGCTCAAAAATGATTGCAGGCGTAAACGTACTTGCAGATGCTGTTAAAGTGACTTTAGGCCCTAAAGGTCGTAACGTTGTTATTGACCGTTCTTTCGGCGCTCCCCACATCACTAAAGACGGTGTAACTGTTGCTAAAGAAATTTCATTAAAAGACAAGTTTGAAAACATGGGTGCTCAACTTGTTCGTGAAGTTTCAAGCAAAACTAACGACATCGCTGGTGACGGTACAACAACTGCAACTGTACTTGCTCAAGCAATTTTAAATGAAGGGATCAAATCTGTAACTGCAGGTATGAACCCAATGGATTTAAAACGTGGTATTGATATCGCAGTAAGAACTGTGGTTGAAAATATTCGTTTAAATTCAAAACCTGCTGATGATTTTAAAGCGATCGAACAAGTTGGTTCTATCTCTGCTAACTCTGATACTACCGTTGGTAAACTTATCGCTCAAGCGATGGAAAAAGTAGGTAAAGAAGGCGTAATCACTGTAGAAGAAGGTTCTGGCTTTGAAGACGCATTAGACGTTGTAGAAGGTATGCAGTTTGACCGTGGTTATATCTCTCCGTACTTTGCAAATAAGCAAGATACTTTAACGGCTGAGCTTGAAAACCCGTTCATTCTTCTTGTTGACAAAAAAATCGGTAACATTCGTGAATTGATTTCTGTTTTAGAAGCTGTTGCCAAAACTGGTAAACCACTTCTTATCATCGCTGAAGATGTTGAAGGCGAAGCGCTTGCTACACTTGTTGTAAACAACATGCGCGGTATTATCAAAGTATGTGCTGTTAAAGCTCCTGGTTTTGGTGATCGTCGTAAAGCAATGCTTCAAGACATCGCGATCTTGACTGGCGCAACTGTTATTTCTGAAGAAGTTGGTATGTCTTTAGAACAAGCGACTCTTCAAGATTTAGGTACTGCACACAAGATCACTGTTTCTAAAGAAAACACTGTGATTGTTGATGGTTCTGGCGATGCAGCTGCTATTGCTGAGCGTGTTCAACAAATCCGTGCTCAAATTGAAGAATCTTCTTCAGAATATGACCGTGAAAAATTACAAGAACGTGTTGCTAAATTAGCAGGCGGTGTTGCTGTAATTAAAATCGGTGCGGCAACTGAAGTTGAAATGAAAGAGAAGAAAGACCGTGTAGACGATGCACTTCATGCAACTCGCGCAGCAGTTGAAGAAGGTGTGGTTGCTGGTGGTGGTGTTGCGCTAGTACGTGCGGTAAATGCTTTAGACGGCTTAAAAGGCATTAACGAAGATCAAACAGCGGGTATCAATATTTTACGCCGTGCGATCGAAGCTCCACTTCGTCAAATCGTTTCAAATGCTGGTGATGAGCCATCTGTAGTTATCAATGCAGTTAAAGCTGGTGAAGGTAACTTCGGTTATAACGCTGCAACTGGCGAATATGGCGATATGTTAGAAATGGGTATTCTTGACCCTGCTAAAGTAACTCGTTCTGCACTTGAACACGCTGCTTCTGTAGCTGGTTTAATGTTAACTACAGAATGTATGATTACTGATATTCCAGAAGATAAAGCAGCTGTTCCAGATATGGGCGGTATGGGTGGTATGGGCGGGATGATGTGA